A window of Cryptomeria japonica chromosome 3, Sugi_1.0, whole genome shotgun sequence contains these coding sequences:
- the LOC131035066 gene encoding calcium-transporting ATPase, endoplasmic reticulum-type, with the protein MEKKPFYAWSKTVEECLEEYDVSLEKGLSFQEVEKRRQRYGWNELQKEDGKPLWKLVLEQFDDRLVHILLGAALVSFILAYLDKNEIGEASMTAYVEPLVILLILMLNAIVGVWQETNAEKALEALKEMQPEQAKVLRDGFSIPNFPARQLVPGDIVELGVGDKVPADMRIASLKTSTLRMEQSSLTGESHPVIKSTKEVLIDDCELQAKKCMVFAGTTVVNGCCTCIVVSIGMSTEVGKIQVQIQEAALEDDDTPLKKKLDEFGESLTKAIGFVCVLVWIISYKNFLSWDVVDGWPKNITFSFGKCTYYIKVAVALAVAAIPEGLPAVITTCLALGTRKMAKMNAIVRKLPSVETLGCTTVICSDKTGTLTTNQMSVTQFVTLGQIVSSVQEFHVEGTTYNPTDGSILDWPAETSANLETLAEIAATCNDAGISCEGHQFRATGMPTEAALKVFVEKMGMSDLKASNTGNTGNLIVENGIVKLVYCDQLIEKSKRLALLEFDRIRKSMGVIVRDISGQNRLLVKGAMENVLERSAFQQLADGSIVEMDDASRELLLTKLHQMSSKALRCLGLAYKQDLGEFNDYDGENHPAHIKLLDPANYSEIENNLIFVGLLGLRDSPREEVHEAIKDCREAGIRVMVITGDNKFTAEAICRDIGIFYETENLSGKSYTGKEFMELPLNKRREVLAKPGGRVFSRAEPKHKQDIVRMLKEAGHVVAMTGDGVNDAPALKLADIGIAMGIAGTEVAKEASDMVLADDNFSTIVAAVSEGRSIYNNMKSFIRYMISSNIGEVASIFITAALGMPDGLIPVQLLWVNLVTDGPPATTLGFNPSDIDIMRKPPRKSNDSLINAWVFFRYMVIGLYVGLATVGIFALWYTHDSFLGIDFSADGHTLVTFSQLTSWGECPSWEGFEVSPFLASGRIFSFDSNPCDYFSSGKAKATTLSLSVLVAIELFNSLNALSENNSLLTMPPWINPWLLLAMSVSFGLHALILYVPFLANIFGIVPLSFNEWCLVIVVSFPVILIDEVLKLIGRRISRVHQKYKTV; encoded by the exons ATGGAGAAAAAGCCATTCTACGCCTGGTCCAAAACAGTGGAGGAATGTTTGGAAGAATACGATGTGAGTTTAGAAAAAGGTCTAAGCTTTCAAGAAGTTGAGAAACGCCGACAAAGATATGGGTGGAATGAACTTCAGAAGGAAGATGGCAAACCTTTGTGGAAGCTGGTTCTAGAACAATTTGACGATAGACTGGTTCATATACTGTTGGGGGCAGCTTTAGTTTCATTCATTCTTGCCTACTTGGATAAAAATGAGATTGGGGAGGCAAGCATGACAGCCTACGTGGAGCCTTTGGTAATTCTCTTAATTCTCATGCTCAATGCTATTGTAGGAGTATGGCAGGAGACTAATGCTGAGAAGGCTTTAGAAGCCCTGAAAGAAATGCAACCAGAGCAAGCAAAGGTCTTGAGAGATGGATTTAGTATTCCCAATTTTCCAGCTCGGCAACTTGTTCCTGGGGATATAGTTGAACTGGGGGTGGGAGATAAGGTTCCTGCAGACATGAGAATTGCATCCCTGAAGACATCAACCTTGAGGATGGAACAAAGCTCCCTCACTGGAGAGAGCCACCCTGTTATCAAAAGCACAAAAGAGGTCCTTATAGACGACTGTGAGTTGCAGGCTAAAAAATGCATGGTTTTTGCAGGAACCACTGTTGTCAATGGTTGTTGTACTTGCATTGTTGTTAGCATTGGAATGTCTACAGAGGTAGGAAAAATTCAAGTACAAATCCAGGAAGCTGCCCTTGAAGATGATGATACACCTTTGAAAAAGAAACTAGATGAATTTGGGGAAAGTCTTACAAAAGCTATTGGATTTGTTTGTGTTCTAGTGTGGATCATCAGCTATAAGAATTTTCTCtcatgggatgttgttgatggttGGCCAAAGAATATCACATTCTCATTTGGGAAGTGTACCTATTATATCAAGGTTGCTGTTGCTTTGGCTGTTGCTGCTATTCCTGAAGGATTGCCTGCTGTCATTACTACTTGTTTGGCACTTGGGACTCGAAAGATGGCAAAAATGAATGCCATTGTGCGCAAGCTTCCTAGTGTTGAAACTCTGGGTTGTACAACAGTGATTTGCTCTGACAAGACAGGCACACTTACAACAAATCAGATGTCTGTTACTCAATTTGTAACCTTAGGTCAGATCGTGAGTTCAGTTCAAGAATTTCATGTAGAAGGAACAACATATAACCCCACTGATGGAAGCATCTTAGATTGGCCAGCAGAAACGAGTGCAAATTTGGAAACTCTTGCGGAAATTGCTGCAACTTGCAATGATGCAGGAATTTCTTGTGAAGGTCACCAGTTCCGTGCTACAGGAATGCCCACCGAAGCAGCTCTGAAG GTTTTCGTTGAAAAGATGGGAATGTCAGATTTGAAGGCCTCAAACACTGGTAACACTGGCAATTTAATTGTTGAGAATGGCATAGTAAAATTAG TTTATTGCGATCAGTTGATAGAAAAATCAAAGAGATTGGCTTTATTGGAGTTTGATCGAATCCGGAAATCTATGGGTGTTATTGTTAGAGATATCTCTGGACAGAATCGCCTCTTAGTGAAG GGTGCTATGGAAAATGTATTGGAAAGAAGTGCTTTCCAACAATTAGCAGATGGAAGCATAGTTGAAATGGATGATGCATCTAGAGAATTACTCTTGACGAAGCTTCACCAAATGAGTTCAAAGGCTTTGCGTTGTTTAGGCCTTGCATACAAACAAGACTTGGGAGAGTTCAATGATTACGATGGAGAGAATCATCCTGCTCATATAAAATTGTTAGACCCAGCGAATTATTCTGAGATAGAAAACAATTTAATCTTTGTTGGTCTTCTTGGATTGAGA GATTCTCCTCGTGAAGAAGTTCATGAAGcaataaaagattgtagagaagCTGGTATTCGAGTAATGGTGATTACTGGTGATAACAAGTTCACAGCAGAAGCCATCTGTCGGGATATTGGTATATTTTATGAAACAGAGAATCTTAGTGGGAAAAGTTATACTGGAAAAGAATTCATGGAACTTCCTTTAAACAAGCGTCGTGAAGTTCTAGCAAAGCCTGGTGGTCGTGTTTTCTCTCGAGCAGAACCCAAGCACAAGCAAGATATAGTTCGCATGCTTAAAGAAGCTGGCCATGTTGTCGCCATGACTGGAGATGGTGTTAACGATGCACCTGCTTTAAAGCTTGCAGACATTGGAATTGCCATGGGAATTGCTGGTACAGAG GTTGCGAAGGAAGCATCAGATATGGTCTTGGCTGATGATAATTTCAGCACCATTGTTGCTGCTGTTTCAGAAGGTCGTTCAATCTACAATAACATGAAATCCTTTATAAG GTACATGATATCATCAAACATTGGTGAGGTAGCTTCTATATTTATAACTGCTGCATTAGGCATGCCTGATGGTTTGATACCAGTGCAGCTTCTCTGGGTAAATTTGGTCACAGATGGTCCTCCTGCAACAACTCTTGGTTTCAATCCTTCTGACATAGATATCATGCGAAAACCACCTCGAAAAAGCAATGATAGCCTCATCAATGCCTGGGTGTTTTTCCGCTACATG GTCATTGGTTTATATGTGGGGCTTGCAACGGTTGGTATATTTGCTTTGTGGTACACACATGATTCATTTTTAGGGATTGATTTCTCTGCAGATGGCCACACATTAGTAACCTTTTCACAACTCACTTCATGGGGTGAATGTCCATCTTGGGAAGGTTTTGAAGTTTCACCTTTTTTAGCTAGTGGGAGAATTTTTTCATTTGATTCCAATCCTTGTGATTATTTTTCAAGTGGAAAAGCAAAAGCAACAACTCTTTCTCTGTCTGTACTAGTGGCCATTGAGTTGTTTAACTCACTCAATGCTCTGTCTGAGAATAATAGTTTGCTCACCATGCCACCTTGGATAAATCCTTGGCTATTGTTGGCAATGTCTGTTTCTTTTGGGCTCCATGCTTTGATCCTATATGTTCCATTTCTTGCTAACATTTTTGGCATTGTACCCTTGAGCTTTAATGAGTGGTGTTTAGTTATAGTGGTTTCATTTCCAGTGATTCTGATAGATGAAGTTCTTAAATTAATCGGAAGGAGAATATCAAGAGTACACCAAAAGTACAAAACCGTTTAA